A segment of the Manihot esculenta cultivar AM560-2 chromosome 13, M.esculenta_v8, whole genome shotgun sequence genome:
tttttcattttttgtcCAATTTTTTCTTTGTTACAGTTATAAGGTTgttacaattaataatattatgatataaaaataaataatttatattaacatatagcttaaaataactcaaattaatttattgatgatatgaaaagaaagaagaagaagaagaagacgactATAACTGTGATAAAATTTTACAGCAAACCAATCAGAAATTTATGAAGAAGAAGAGACCAAATAGATTGCAGCTGGGAAAACTTTTCCAGGATTTGTACAATAAAAAAGGTTTTCAGACGACCATCACTCACGAGCCGAGGTCCCAATCACCCATTTCTGAATTCTGCAGCCGTACACTTAAGACATGAACCTGAAAACTTGGAACTCTGTGTCTGTGTTTTGCAATTACATGATGGAACAGAAGGGATCTTGATACTGCTCTACTGGGTGCACAACCTCATACATATATTGATGATGAGGCACGCTGCCCACATAAGGCCACACCATTTGCTGCACTTttacttcttcttttttctcttctttcttttctcccaCAGCGCTTACACTCAGCAGCTCTGCTTGCCCAACGCACTTTCTCAGCTGAGTTGTTAGCTTTACAGGGTCGACATCTCCTACCACCTCTATTTGGCTCTTGTCTTGCCCTCCTAAAGCAGCTGATTCGACTCCtacaatcaaaataaacaaaaccCATCAGCCAAATGAACTAAAATTGCTGAATTTTGCAAGTGGGGATTGAAAATTCAGTCGATTTTTTCTTGTTCTGCTTACCTGAAACGCTGACTGCAATCTTCATGGCTTTAGAGCGAGACTTTTCTCCATTCAAGGGAACTCTGATCACCACCTTTTGCTGCAATTCAGGGAAAGCAAAAACCCAACTCAAATATTAGCATAAATCATTGATACAACACAAAATTAAGTGATTGTTTGTATGATTCAAAATTCATTACCTTCATAGTGTTGGCTTCTTGTCGTGAAGTATTcagacaaaaaagaaaaaaagaaagaaagtgtAGTTTGTTTTCTGGGTATGGGAATTGATGAAGCAGGGAATGTGAATTGCTTATGTTTTGTTGGCTTCGACTGTGGTAAGTCCAGCTATTTATAGAGCCTTCTCTATGCTTTTTCCTTCTAGTTTCCGATGAAAAGAAAAGCCTTTTcagtgtttaaaaaaaaaaaaaaaaaaaaaaaaacatggaaCCCACACGGAATCTAATTACTGAAATTACAATTTGacccttttattttaataaaattaaatatttggtCTTATCGTTTTAAAACTTAAGatacaaaagaaaaatagaaaaattaaatttaaccaattaatttaatttgcatTAATATGagatttatttgtattatttaaaaatatttttttttgaatcaattatttaaaaatattttaaaactataattttaaatctaaaaattaaagtagAAAATTCTCTTACAAGATTGTTAcctaatctaaaaaataaatagtcaaTTTACGTTAAATATTTGTCTGAATCGATTAATtgtgaattaaaatttatttaaaacataaataaattaattttttaataaataaataaataaaattcatttcaaTACTTTTCCATAGATATCACAACAGAAGGTGACGAGATGTTGCAATGCAAGTTGGAAGACACGTTGGACTTAGGATGAGAAGAAAGTGGAGCCCACTAGCGTTACATGTGGGCCATCCTCCCTCTTGTAAACCAATCTCAATTTTATGAATGGCCCCCACATATGCATGGATGGGGATTGAAGTCAAGT
Coding sequences within it:
- the LOC110629090 gene encoding disease resistance protein Pik-1: MKQKVVIRVPLNGEKSRSKAMKIAVSVSGVESAALGGQDKSQIEVVGDVDPVKLTTQLRKCVGQAELLSVSAVGEKKEEKKEEVKVQQMVWPYVGSVPHHQYMYEVVHPVEQYQDPFCSIM